From Cannabis sativa cultivar Pink pepper isolate KNU-18-1 chromosome 8, ASM2916894v1, whole genome shotgun sequence, a single genomic window includes:
- the LOC115698893 gene encoding mitochondrial phosphate carrier protein 3, mitochondrial, with the protein MAFSDKSSRQSLIPSYLYSSTSTKAMAVERILQARPTTAVSPSVSDVEAVAVAPRKAFVVPSPAESGRKIEMYSPAFYAACTAGGILSCGLTHMAVTPLDLVKCNMQIDPTKYKSITSGFGILLKEQGVRGFFRGWVPTLLGYSAQGACKFGFYEFFKKYYSDIAGPEYAAKYKTLIYLAGSASAEVIADIALCPFEAVKVRVQTQPGFARGLSDGLPKFVRSEGALGLYKGIVPLWGRQIPYTMMKFASFETIVEMIYKYGIPRPKDQCSKELQLGVSFAGGYVAGVFCAIVSHPADNLVSFLNNAKGATVGDAVKKIGMLGLFTRGLPLRIVMIGTLTGAQWGIYDAFKVSVGLPTTGGVAPAAPAATELAKA; encoded by the exons ATGGCGTTCTCCGATAAATCATCGCGTCAATCTCTAATCCCTAGCTACCTATACTCTTCCACCTCCACTAAGGCCATGGCCGTCGAGAGAATCCTCCAGGCTCGCCCTACCACCGCCGTTTCACCATCGGTTTCCGACGTCGAAGCTGTTGCTGTTGCTCCAAGGAAAGCTTTCGTTGTTCCTTCTCCAGCTGAGTCTGGTAGGAAGATCGAGATGTACTCTCCCGCTTTCTACGCCGCCTGTACTGCCGGTGGAATCCTTAGCTGTGGACTTACTCACATGGCTGTTACTCCTCTTGACCTTGTCAAGTGTAATATGCAG ATTGACCCTACCAAGTACAAAAGTATTACATCTGGTTTCGGGATCCTCCTCAAGGAGCAAGGTGTCAGGGGATTCTTCAGGGGTTGGGTGCCTACTCTACTTGGTTACAGTGCTCAGGGTGCTTGCAAGTTTGGATTCTATGAGTTTTTCAAGAAGTACTACTCTGACATTGCTGGGCCAGAGTATGCTGCCAAATACAAGACTTTGATCTACCTTGCTGGTTCTGCATCTGCCGAGGTGATAGCAGATATTGCTCTCTGCCCATTTGAGGCTGTGAAGGTCCGGGTTCAAACTCAACCTGGATTTGCTCGTGGTTTGTCAGATGGACTTCCCAAGTTCGTGAGATCTGAAGGCGCACTAGG ATTGTACAAGGGAATTGTTCCACTCTGGGGTCGTCAAATACCAT ACACTATGATGAAGTTTGCATCCTTCGAAACCATCGTTGAGATGATCTACAAGTATGGTATTCCTAGACCAAAGGACCAATGCAGCAAAGAACTTCAGCTCGGTGTGAGTTTTGCCGGTGGATACGTTGCTGGTGTTTTCTGTGCTATTGTGTCTCATCCCGCTGACAATCTCGTCTCTTTCCTTAACAACGCAAAGGGAGCAACTGTTGGTGAT GCTGTAAAGAAGATTGGTATGTTGGGTCTCTTCACCCGTGGACTTCCTCTCCGTATTGTCATGATCGGAACTCTCACCGGAGCCCAATGGGGTATCTACGACGCATTCAAAGTTTCCGTGGGACT GCCAACAACCGGTGGTGTCGCTCCTGCTGCCCCAGCTGCAACCGAGCTAGCAAAGGCGTAA
- the LOC115699644 gene encoding V-type proton ATPase subunit C, whose protein sequence is MANRYWVVSLPVQGSASSLWNRLQEQISKHSFDTPLYRFNIPSLRVGTLDSLLSLSDDLVKSNNFVEGVSHKIRRQIEELERVSGGESSSLTVDGVPVDSYLTRFVWDEAKYPTMSPLREIVDGIHSQVAKIEDDLKVRVGEYNNVRSQLNAINRKQAGSLAVRDLSNLVKPEDIVSSEHLVTLLAVVPKYSQKDWLASYETLTNYVVPRSSKNLYEDNEYALYTVTLFNRVADNFKTSAREKGFQIREFEYSPEAQEGRKQELEKLVQDQEGLRSSLLQWCYTSYGEVFSSWMHFCAVRIFSESILRYGLPPSFLSFVLAPSLKGEKKVRHILEGLCDSTNSTYWKAEDEVGAMAGLGGEADTHPYVSFTINLI, encoded by the exons ATGGCGAATAGGTATTGGGTGGTTTCTCTTCCTGTTCAGGGATCTGCTTCTTCTCTATGGAATCGTCTCCAAGAACAAATCTCTAAGCACTCCTTTGATACTCCACTCTACAGA TTCAATATTCCTAGTCTTCGCGTCGGAACGCTGGACTCGCTTCTCTCTCTCAGCGATGATCTCGTGAAG TCAAACAACTTCGTTGAAGGAGTGTCTCACAAGATCAGAAGGCAGATCGAGGAGCTGGAAAGGGTTTCGGGTGGCGAGAGCAGCTCTCTTACTGTTGATGGAGTACCTGTTGATTCGTATCTCACAAG GTTTGTTTGGGATGAAGCTAAGTATCCCACCATGTCTCCTCTGAGGGAGATTGTGGATGGCATTCACAGTCAAGTGGCTAAGATTGAGGATGATCTTAAA GTGCGTGTGGGTGAGTATAACAACGTGCGCAGTCAGCTTAATGCTATCAATCGAAAGCAAGCTGGAAG CTTAGCAGTCCGTGATCTTTCTAATCTAGTTAAACCAGAGGATATCGTTTCTTCAGAACATCTGGTCACACTGCTTGCAGTTGTTCCCAAGTATTCACAAAAGGATTGGCTGGCGAGCTATGAGACACTGACCAACTATGTG GTTCCCAGGTCCTCAAAGAACCTGTATGAAGATAATGAATATGCTCTTTACACTGTAACACTATTCAATCGTGTTGCAGACAATTTCAAAACAAGTGCACGCGAAAAAGGCTTTCAA ATTCGTGAATTTGAATATAGTCCAGAAGCTCAAGAAGGTCGAAAGCAGGAGCTAGAAAAATTGGTGCAAGACCAAGAAGGTCTGAGAAGCTCTCTTTTACAGTGGTGCTACACCAGTTATGGCGag GTTTTCAGCTCCTGGATGCACTTCTGTGCTGTACGGATCTTTTCGGAGAGCATTCTTAGATATGGGCTGCCACCATCTTTCTTG TCATTCGTTTTAGCTCCATCTCTGAAGGGTGAGAAGAAAGTACGTCATATCCTTGAAGGGTTGTGCGACAGTACAAACAG CACATATTGGAAAGCTGAAGATGAGGTCGGAGCTATGGCTGGTTTAGGAGGCGAAGCTGATACTCATCCGTACGTCTCCTTTACAATTAATCTTATTTGA
- the LOC115700313 gene encoding B3 domain-containing transcription factor FUS3, with protein sequence MMKMMMMMMEHQKQPLLVQVRERSHHREQQQVQGNRVDPFVSDPIGLTRDLPTTVTHRKKRLPRQRRINLHFLFPNPGTYSSSSSSHVPPSSLPSARGIDLGRLRFLFQKELRNSDVSSLRRMILPKKAAEAHLPVLESKEGIVINMDDLDGLHVWSFKYRFWPNNNSRMYVLENTGDFTNTHGLRLGDFIMVYQDNENQNYVIQALKKTSTESTDQEEQQEQELQDDHDNNKEQILLHQNHHHHDLVIYTNNDHINTTTTSVKMEAPCSPFEEDYYLKSSNNIRSNHDDETNMSFIYDTTNFSNESLLDFLGGSSMTHNNNYYSKSGPFGSFGSVDNFSLDDYY encoded by the exons atgatgaagatgatgatgatgatgatggagcATCAAAAGCAGCCACTACTTGTACAAGTCCGTGAGCGTAGTCATCACCGTGAACAGCAGCAGGTCCAGGGGAATCGGGTCGACCCGTTTGTTTCGGATCCAATCGGGTTGACCCGAGACCTACCCACTACTGTTACTCATAGGAAGAAGAGGTTACCCAGGCAGAGACGCATCAACCTTCATTTCCTCTTTCCTAATCCTGGCACCTAttcctcctcctcctcttccCACGTGCCACCATCCTCTCTTCCTTCCGCACGT GGGATTGATCTAGGGAGATTGAGATTCCTGTTCCAGAAAGAGCTCAGAAACAGTGATGTTAGCTCTCTCAGAAGAATGATACTCCCTAAG AAAGCAGCTGAGGCTCACCTTCCAGTCCTTGAATCCAAAGAGGGAATAGTCATTAATATGGATGACTTGGATGGTCTGCATGTATGGAGCTTCAAATACAG gTTTTGGCCTAACAACAACAGCAGAATGTATGTACTCGAAAATACTG GGGATTTCACTAACACACATGGATTAAGACTTGGAGACTTTATCATGGTTTATCAAGATAACGAAAACCAGAATTAT GTGATTCAGGCTCTTAAAAAGACTAGTACTGAATCTACTGATCAAGAAGAACAACAAGAACAAGAACTACAAGATGATCATGATAATAACAAAGAACAAATACTACTTCAtcaaaatcatcatcatcatgatcttgttatatatacaaataatgaTCACataaacacaacaacaacaagtgTGAAAATGGAGGCACCATGTTCTCCATTTGAAGAAGATTATTACTTGAAGAGTAGTAACAACATAAGATCTAATCATGATGATGAAACAAACATGTCTTTCATCTATGACACTACCAATTTCTCAAATGAGTCTCTGCTTGACTTTTTGGGTGGTTCTTCTATGACCCATAACAACAACTACTACTCCAAATCAGGACCTTTTGGGAGTTTTGGCTCAGTGGACAACTTTTCTCTTGATGACTATTACTGA
- the LOC115699661 gene encoding long chain base biosynthesis protein 2a has product MIAIPYLTALSTYFSYGLLFLFGQIRDFFRKLIDWSSANNLHGYAPLCLGLEDFYTRRLYLRIQDCFGRPIASAPDAWFDVVERFSKDNNKTLNRTSNTTKCLNLGSYNYLGFAASDEYCTPRVIESLKKYSPSTCSSRVDGGTTTLHVELEKCVADFVGKPAAIVFGMGYVTNSAILPVLMGKGSLIISDSLNHSSIINGARGSGATVRVFQHNTPAHLEEVLKEQIADGQPRTGRPWKKIMVIVEGIYSMEGELCKLPEIIAICKKYKAYTYLDEAHSIGAVGKSGRGVCELLGVDPADVDVMMGTFTKSFGSCGGYIAGSKELIQYLKYTCPAHLYATSISPPAGEQIMSAIKVILGEDGTSRGAQKLARIRENSNFFRSELQKMGFEVLGDNDSPVMPIMLYNPAKIPAFSRECLRQNVAVVTVAFPATPLLLARARICISASHSREDLLKALEVISRVGDLVGIKYFPAEPSKQLPDSDSKKCD; this is encoded by the exons ATGATTGCAATTCCATATCTAACTGCTTTATCAACCTATTTCAGCTATGGCCTTCTCTTCTTATTTGGCCAAATCAGGGATTTCTTCCGCAAACTCATCGATTGGTCTTCTGCTAATAATCTCCATGGTTATGCACCTCTTTGTTTGGGACTTGAAGATTTCTACACTCGCCGTCTCTACCTTCGTATTCAg GATTGTTTCGGTCGGCCTATTGCTAGTGCTCCCGATGCTTGGTTCGATGTGGTTGAGCGATTCTCCAAGGACAATAACAAGACGCTCAA CCGAACCTCGAATACGACCAAATGCTTGAACTTGGGATCCTACAATTACCTTGGTTTTGCGGCTTCCGATGAGTACTGTACCCCTCGTGTGATTGAGTCTTTGAAGAAGTATTCACCGAGTACCTGTAGCAGTCGTGTCGATGGTG GCACAACAACATTACACGTCGAATTGGAGAAATGTGTTGCTGATTTTGTTGGAAAACCAGCTGCAATTGTTTTTGGAATGGGTTATGTCACCAATTCTGCTATTCTTCCCGTCCTTATGGGGAAG GGAAGCTTGATTATTAGCGATtcattaaaccatagttctatcaTTAATGGTGCACGAGGATCTGGAGCTACAGTTCGAGTTTTCCAGCACAATA CACCTGCTCACTTAGAGGAAGTTTTGAAGGAACAAATAGCGGATGGACAACCTAGGACTGGCAGACCATGGAAAAAGATTATGGTTATTGTGGAGGGGATATATAGCATGGAAGGGGAGCTTTGTAAACTTCCTGAGATAATAGCAATTTGCAAAAAATATAAG GCATATACATACTTGGATGAGGCCCACAGTATTGGAGCAGTAGGGAAGTCTGGAAGAGGTGTTTGTGAGCTCTTGGGTGTGGATCCAGCAGATGTAGATGTCATGATGGGAACTTTTACAAAGTCATTTGGATCGTGTGGTGGCTATATTGCAGGATCCAAG gagcTTATTCAATATTTGAAGTACACTTGTCCTGCTCATCTTTATGCAACTTCAATTTCTCCACCGGCTGGAGAACAAATAATGTCTGCCATTAAGGTCATCCTTGGAGAGGATGGTACTAGTAGAG GAGCCCAGAAGCTTGCACGAATTCGGGAAAATAGTAACTTCTTCAGGTCAGAACTACAAAAAATGGGTTTCGAGGTTCTGGGGGATAATGATTCTCCAGTTATGCCAATTATGCTTTACAACCCAGCCAAAATCCCTGCCTTCTCACGTGAATGTCTCCGCCAGAAC GTTGCTGTTGTCACGGTAGCATTTCCCGCGACCCCTCTTCTTTTGGCAAGGGCACGAATATGCATCTCAGCATCTCATTCCAGGGAAGACCTACTCAAAGCCTTGGAG GTGATTAGCCGAGTTGGTGATCTTGTCGGCATCAAATACTTCCCCGCCGAACCAAGCAAGCAATTGCCAGATTCAGACTCAAAAAAGTGTGACTGA